In the Limanda limanda chromosome 10, fLimLim1.1, whole genome shotgun sequence genome, one interval contains:
- the b4galt1l gene encoding beta-1,4-galactosyltransferase 1: MPGDPASFSLLHRTCKLVVLLCLLHISVSVVFYVRSMDIRSAFVQNQQAHSNVTERNQLTSTGVSSRPGVSSRPGPTETPKDEPGQGPPPRGEPEPEVLEPVVLELHPGKELEKCPETSPLLVGPLRVEFTTSISLEQITRSNRNLRPGGRFKPTGCQALQKVAIIIPFRNRDEHLKYWLYYLHPILQRQQLDYGVYVINQDGVEIFNRAKLLNVGYKEALKEYDYDCFVFSDVDLIPMDDRNTYACFSQPRHLSVSMDKFGFRLPYNQYFGGVSSMSKEQFLKINGFPNNYWGWGGEDDDIYNRLASKGMSISRPNSEVGKCRMIRHERDKQNDPNPQRFNRIAHTRETMHKDGINSLSYKVVKLEKLDLFTKITVDVGKP; the protein is encoded by the exons ATGCCCGGGGACCCGGCCAGCTTCAGCCTCCTGCACCGGACCTGCAagctggtggtgctgctgtgtCTGCTCCACATCTCCGTCTCCGTCGTCTTCTACGTCCGCTCCATGGACATCCGGTCCGCCTTCGTCCAGAACCAGCAGGCCCACAGTAATGTCACTGAGCGGAACCAGCTCACATCCACCGGGGTCAGCTCCAGACCCGGGGTCAGCTCCAGACCCGGGCCGACCGAGACCCCGAAGGACGAGCCCGGGCAGGGCCCGCCGCCGCGGGGCGAGCCGGAGCCGGAGGTCCTGGAGCCGGTGGTCCTGGAGCTCCATCCGGggaaggagctggagaaatGCCCCGAGACGTCACCTCTGCTGG TGGGTCCTCTGCGGGTGGAGTTCACCACCTCCATCAGTCTGGAGCAGATCACCAGGAGCAACCGGAACCTGCGGCCGGGGGGGCGCTTCAAACCCACAGGCTGCCAGGCGCTGCAGAAAGTCGCCATCATCATCCCGTTCCGCAACCGAGACGAGCACCTGAAGTACTGGCTGTACTACCTGCACCCCATCCTGCAGAGACAGCAGCTGGACTACGGAGTCTACGTCATCAACCAG gacggagtTGAGATCTTTAACCGGGCCAAGCTGCTCAACGTGGGCTACAAGGAGGCTCTGAAGGAGTACGACTACGACTGCTTTGTCTTCAGTGACGTGGACCTGATCCCCATGGACGACCGCAACACCTACGCGTGCTTCAGCCAGCCGCGCCACCTGTCCGTGTCCATGGACAAGTTCGGCTTCAG gCTGCCCTATAACCAGTACTTTGGAGGAGTTTCATCGATGAGTAAAGAACAGTTTCTGAAGATCAACGGCTTCCCTAACAACTACTGGGGCTGGGGAGGAGAAGACGATGACATCTACAACAG GTTGGCGTCTAAAGGCATGTCCATCTCCAGGCCGAACAGCGAAGTGGGAAAATGTCGGATGATTCGACACGAACGAGACAAACAAAACGATCCGAACCCTCAGAG gttCAACAGAATTGCTCACACCAGAGAGACGATGCACAAGGACGGGATCAACTCTCTCTCCTACAAAGTGGTGAAACTAGAGAAGTTGGACCTGTTCACTAAAATCACGGTGGACGTGGGGAAACCGTGA